One Qipengyuania gaetbuli genomic region harbors:
- a CDS encoding OmpA family protein, which translates to MAMEKGQLRPEVQRRYDAALALTRDASVVSANDPRYIWASEAKAQCGIALGFLKSNTRDETSLRRCGMAYAMMQRMPQTRVEPAPVAPPPAQCGVEAPGLIFFEFDSATPQDDAIQTVEYVVQNAPACNWRSFTVIGHTDRAGSNAYNQGLSERRAEAVANLMTSRGIPAASISTDAKGEETPRVPTADGVRELQNRRVEIQVSE; encoded by the coding sequence ATGGCGATGGAGAAGGGCCAGCTGCGGCCCGAAGTCCAGCGACGGTACGACGCGGCGCTTGCGCTGACGAGAGATGCCTCGGTGGTTTCGGCCAATGACCCCCGCTACATCTGGGCGAGCGAGGCAAAGGCGCAGTGCGGTATCGCGCTCGGCTTCCTCAAGTCCAACACGAGGGACGAGACCAGCCTGCGGCGTTGCGGTATGGCCTATGCAATGATGCAGCGCATGCCGCAGACGCGGGTAGAGCCGGCTCCGGTCGCGCCGCCGCCGGCACAGTGCGGTGTCGAGGCACCGGGCCTGATCTTCTTCGAATTCGATTCCGCCACGCCGCAGGACGACGCGATCCAGACCGTCGAATACGTCGTGCAGAACGCACCCGCCTGCAACTGGCGCAGCTTCACCGTGATCGGCCATACGGACCGCGCGGGCAGCAATGCCTACAACCAGGGCCTGTCCGAGCGGCGCGCCGAAGCGGTTGCGAACCTGATGACCAGTCGCGGTATCCCCGCGGCCAGCATCTCCACCGACGCCAAGGGCGAAGAAACGCCCCGGGTGCCGACTGCCGATGGCGTGCGCGAGTTGCAGAACCGCCGCGTCGAAATCCAGGTCAGCGAATAA
- a CDS encoding TolC family protein, translating to MRTTTLAMTAALLLAGAAPAAMAQEAADPVTMQEAITIAMQSNPEILQAQYNKEAIEFERRQAQGLYMPRVNIEASAGIRRLENNTRRTLGIADDELYPLEAGITGEWTVIDFGRRRGELLRQAARVDGASLRVLERSEFIALQIARQYLDVLLQQRVVAAARDNAAFHQSLVGDLSRGVDEGSISIADQQQAEERLQSALVRSEEANLELENAYISLRRLTGLDLSAATLPPNLASAMPPDLPSAVGMARLNNPLVREAQADVDAANAVVKSAEGDLWPTIGIEARGRVGEDIDGFAGETNDVQARVVLRWDVFDGGINRAKLQETVRQASLARYALHDRQRAAEEDVRLAWQQLDTQRRITDQLARQSQVSDDLLLSYRSQFNIGRRSLLDVLDAQNTRFNTQVRLETARFSQLFAQYQTLAATNQFLDALSIAPGAGANERERERFDYGPPVEAELQRRVDGD from the coding sequence ATGCGTACGACAACCCTGGCAATGACCGCAGCGCTCCTGCTTGCAGGTGCGGCTCCGGCAGCAATGGCCCAAGAGGCCGCCGATCCGGTGACCATGCAGGAGGCGATTACCATCGCCATGCAGTCCAACCCGGAAATCCTGCAGGCGCAGTACAACAAGGAGGCGATCGAGTTCGAACGCCGCCAGGCGCAGGGCCTTTACATGCCCCGCGTCAATATCGAAGCCAGTGCGGGCATCCGCCGGCTTGAGAACAATACGCGCCGCACGCTCGGTATCGCCGATGACGAGCTTTATCCGCTCGAAGCGGGCATCACCGGCGAGTGGACGGTCATCGACTTCGGTCGCCGTCGGGGCGAACTGCTGCGTCAGGCCGCCCGAGTCGATGGCGCCTCGCTCCGCGTGCTCGAACGCTCGGAGTTCATCGCGCTCCAGATCGCGCGCCAGTATCTCGACGTCCTGCTCCAGCAGCGCGTCGTGGCAGCAGCTCGTGACAATGCGGCCTTCCACCAGTCGCTGGTGGGCGACCTGTCGCGCGGCGTCGATGAAGGCTCGATCTCCATCGCCGACCAGCAGCAGGCCGAGGAACGGCTCCAGTCCGCCCTGGTCCGCAGCGAAGAAGCCAATCTCGAGCTCGAGAATGCCTATATCTCGCTGCGCCGCCTGACTGGCCTGGACCTGTCGGCTGCGACCCTGCCGCCGAACCTTGCCAGCGCGATGCCGCCGGATCTTCCGAGCGCTGTCGGCATGGCACGGCTCAATAACCCGCTGGTCCGCGAGGCGCAGGCCGATGTCGATGCGGCAAATGCCGTGGTCAAATCGGCCGAAGGCGACCTGTGGCCCACGATCGGTATCGAAGCTCGCGGCCGCGTCGGCGAGGACATCGACGGTTTCGCCGGCGAGACGAACGATGTGCAGGCGCGTGTCGTTCTGCGCTGGGACGTGTTCGACGGCGGCATCAACCGCGCCAAGCTGCAGGAAACGGTCCGCCAGGCCAGCCTTGCACGCTATGCGCTGCATGACCGGCAGCGTGCCGCGGAAGAGGATGTCAGGCTCGCCTGGCAGCAGCTCGATACGCAGCGCCGCATTACCGACCAGCTTGCCCGGCAGAGCCAGGTGAGCGACGATCTGCTGCTGTCCTACCGCAGCCAGTTCAACATCGGACGCCGTTCCTTGCTCGATGTTCTCGATGCTCAGAATACTAGGTTTAACACCCAGGTTCGTCTCGAAACGGCACGCTTCTCCCAATTGTTCGCCCAGTACCAGACACTTGCTGCTACAAACCAGTTTCTGGACGCGCTGAGCATTGCACCGGGAGCCGGTGCTAACGAGCGGGAACGCGAGCGGTTCGATTACGGACCGCCTGTCGAAGCCGAACTGCAAAGGCGCGTTGACGGAGACTGA
- a CDS encoding cell wall hydrolase yields the protein MSAAAVTRVRRFGALMMLALASLLVGTSSLLAPQEAARAMARLDPEMQAGLVAMTTGSQDIAELAVEDVDSARSRNLAIPLSGLRLEKTGRFSGIPLSSAYFGTARECLAQAIYYEAALEPESGQRAVAQVVLNRVRHPAYPNTVCGVVYQGYDQRVCQFSFTCDGALLRRPQANLWKRAQALAKDALAGYVMPDVGTATHYHADYVVPKWAYTLGKITQIGRHIFYRFPGSPGMSASFYRGWGGREVLPQVDYTRFLLAEAEGAEEMAIDTGYTPGLTVVPDVKDRHAAADVGGRIDTTKTWRLSIPDPVELSAGYRSTLAGQGEAGAVATDGSTEMKQ from the coding sequence GTGAGCGCCGCCGCCGTCACCCGCGTCCGCCGCTTCGGCGCGCTGATGATGCTGGCGCTGGCCAGCCTGCTGGTCGGCACCTCCTCGCTGCTCGCTCCGCAGGAAGCGGCGCGGGCCATGGCGCGGCTCGATCCCGAAATGCAGGCCGGACTGGTCGCCATGACCACCGGCAGCCAGGATATCGCCGAGCTCGCCGTGGAAGACGTGGACAGCGCGCGCAGCCGCAACCTCGCCATTCCGCTGAGCGGCCTGCGACTGGAGAAGACCGGGCGGTTCAGCGGCATCCCGCTTTCGTCGGCCTATTTCGGTACGGCGCGCGAATGCCTTGCGCAGGCGATCTATTACGAAGCCGCGCTTGAACCGGAATCGGGCCAGCGCGCCGTTGCACAGGTCGTGCTCAACCGCGTGCGCCATCCCGCCTATCCGAACACGGTCTGCGGCGTGGTCTACCAGGGCTACGACCAGCGCGTGTGCCAGTTCAGCTTCACTTGCGACGGGGCGCTGCTGCGCCGCCCGCAGGCCAATCTGTGGAAGCGCGCGCAGGCCCTCGCGAAGGATGCGCTGGCCGGATACGTCATGCCCGACGTGGGCACGGCGACGCATTACCATGCCGATTACGTGGTGCCGAAATGGGCTTACACCCTGGGCAAGATCACGCAGATCGGCCGCCACATCTTCTACCGCTTCCCGGGCTCGCCCGGCATGTCCGCCAGCTTCTATCGCGGCTGGGGCGGACGCGAAGTGCTGCCGCAGGTCGACTACACGCGCTTCCTCCTCGCGGAGGCCGAGGGCGCGGAGGAGATGGCGATCGACACCGGATACACGCCGGGCCTGACCGTTGTCCCCGACGTCAAGGACCGCCACGCTGCTGCCGACGTCGGCGGGCGCATCGACACCACCAAGACCTGGCGCCTGTCGATCCCCGACCCCGTCGAACTGAGCGCCGGTTACCGCTCGACCCTGGCAGGACAGGGCGAGGCCGGCGCGGTCGCAACCGATGGTTCCACGGAGATGAAACAATGA
- a CDS encoding transglutaminase-like cysteine peptidase, with the protein MVDAPISLRRGKHGISLALAGAALAAMLPASASAASAEVLMRAAPGLAPAEDCAASTGAASVPADLAPAAQSKSAAILGGSSALDAIRAQQEGVKEDHPLFAGVPAKPLEPAAAPSPARSAGCSVASPFAARPAFDPVKPLSFVLRPQAQPALAPAPGPRRADANLVLGSKMVPVGHTSFDGAFARVSRARSNLGPTLAAIGTAKTDKSALVASVNRWVNRSIRHAEDRDLYGRADYWADAATTLRLGKGDCEDFALLKMELLAAAGVAREDMMLTLARDLIRRRDHAVLLVKTDHGMMMLDNVGDAPLDARSDHGYRPVMSLGAKQSWLHGY; encoded by the coding sequence ATGGTCGATGCACCAATCTCCCTGCGCCGCGGTAAGCACGGCATTTCCCTCGCCCTGGCGGGTGCGGCCCTTGCAGCCATGCTGCCGGCCAGCGCCTCTGCGGCGAGCGCGGAAGTGCTGATGCGGGCCGCGCCGGGCCTTGCGCCGGCAGAGGATTGCGCCGCCAGCACAGGCGCCGCATCGGTGCCCGCAGACCTCGCCCCTGCCGCACAGAGCAAGTCCGCCGCCATCCTCGGCGGATCGAGCGCGCTTGACGCGATCCGCGCCCAGCAGGAAGGCGTCAAGGAAGACCACCCGCTGTTTGCAGGCGTGCCGGCCAAGCCGCTGGAACCTGCCGCAGCGCCCTCGCCCGCACGCAGCGCCGGTTGCAGCGTGGCCAGCCCCTTCGCCGCACGGCCCGCTTTCGATCCCGTGAAGCCGCTGTCCTTCGTGCTGCGCCCACAAGCGCAGCCGGCGCTGGCACCGGCCCCCGGCCCTCGCCGCGCAGACGCCAATCTCGTCCTAGGCAGCAAGATGGTGCCGGTGGGGCATACCAGCTTCGACGGGGCCTTCGCCCGCGTCAGCCGCGCCCGCAGCAACCTTGGCCCCACGCTGGCCGCGATCGGCACCGCCAAGACCGACAAGTCGGCGCTCGTTGCCTCGGTCAACCGCTGGGTCAATCGCAGCATCCGTCATGCCGAGGACCGCGACCTCTATGGCCGCGCAGACTACTGGGCCGATGCCGCCACGACGCTGCGCCTCGGCAAGGGCGATTGCGAGGATTTCGCGCTGCTCAAGATGGAATTGCTCGCCGCCGCCGGTGTCGCGCGCGAGGACATGATGCTCACGCTTGCCCGCGACCTCATCCGCCGGCGCGACCACGCCGTGCTGCTGGTGAAAACCGACCACGGCATGATGATGCTCGACAATGTCGGCGATGCACCGCTCGATGCGCGCTCAGACCACGGCTATCGCCCGGTCATGAGCCTGGGTGCGAAACAGAGCTGGCTGCACGGCTATTGA
- a CDS encoding DUF4956 domain-containing protein, whose translation MVFRMLFVRLTVFYLVVTGAVLGVVALDPSLGHFLPIGGAQTLLSATSGDPLGGVQIGAEKVANLGSSILWLFVAVAGAMLTTIPVTWTYMASRNRAEYDQALVETMIVLPIAVTAIVVMVHNSLALAFSLAGIVGGVRFRNTLKSSGDAIYILLAIGIGLAAGIGALEIALVMTVMFNYAFALLWMADYGAKDGTHRYLRSPEASAGGKDADTDRHDQSGEGSEVG comes from the coding sequence ATGGTTTTCCGGATGCTGTTCGTCAGGCTGACGGTGTTCTACCTCGTCGTGACCGGCGCGGTACTGGGCGTGGTGGCGCTCGATCCCTCGCTTGGCCATTTCCTGCCCATCGGCGGCGCGCAGACGCTGCTCAGCGCAACCTCCGGCGATCCGCTCGGCGGGGTGCAGATCGGGGCGGAAAAGGTCGCCAACCTCGGCAGTTCGATCCTCTGGCTGTTCGTCGCCGTGGCCGGGGCGATGCTGACGACGATCCCGGTGACCTGGACCTATATGGCCAGCCGCAACCGCGCGGAATACGACCAGGCGCTGGTCGAGACGATGATCGTCCTGCCCATCGCCGTGACCGCGATCGTGGTCATGGTCCACAACTCGCTGGCGCTGGCCTTCTCGCTGGCGGGTATTGTGGGCGGCGTGCGTTTCCGCAACACGCTCAAGAGTTCGGGCGATGCGATCTATATCCTGCTCGCCATCGGCATCGGGCTGGCCGCCGGCATCGGCGCGCTGGAGATCGCGCTCGTGATGACGGTGATGTTCAACTACGCCTTCGCGCTGCTCTGGATGGCGGATTACGGGGCCAAGGACGGCACCCACCGCTACCTGCGTTCGCCCGAGGCCTCTGCCGGCGGCAAGGATGCGGACACCGACCGCCACGACCAGTCGGGCGAAGGCAGCGAGGTGGGCTGA
- the rplJ gene encoding 50S ribosomal protein L10, whose product MDRSQKADSVAQLSEVFNQAGVVVVTRNLGLSVAQSTELRTKMREAGASYKVAKNRLAKLALKDTDYAGLEEYLSGPTALGYSEDPVAAAKAVVDFAKTTDKLEIVGGSMGATVLDEAGVKALASMPSLDELRGKIVGLVNAPATKVVQLVNAPASKLARVFGAYAATEAA is encoded by the coding sequence ATGGATCGTTCGCAGAAAGCCGATTCGGTCGCCCAGCTCAGCGAAGTCTTCAACCAGGCTGGCGTGGTCGTCGTGACCCGCAACCTGGGCCTTTCGGTCGCCCAGTCGACCGAACTGCGCACGAAGATGCGTGAAGCCGGTGCGTCCTACAAGGTTGCGAAGAACCGTCTCGCCAAGCTCGCGCTGAAGGACACCGATTACGCAGGTCTCGAAGAGTACCTGTCGGGTCCGACCGCCCTCGGTTATTCCGAGGATCCGGTCGCTGCGGCCAAGGCCGTGGTGGACTTCGCCAAGACCACCGACAAGCTTGAAATCGTCGGTGGATCGATGGGCGCGACCGTGCTCGACGAAGCAGGGGTCAAGGCACTCGCCTCGATGCCGAGCCTCGACGAGCTGCGTGGCAAGATCGTGGGCCTCGTCAACGCGCCGGCAACCAAGGTTGTCCAGCTCGTCAACGCACCCGCAAGCAAGCTCGCTCGTGTCTTCGGCGCATATGCCGCCACGGAAGCCGCGTAA
- a CDS encoding DUF2975 domain-containing protein, giving the protein MARIIPNDPLLAIGRIIILIGQAIMGFAATAVVVGLPLVIFLRDKATVEVRAELGNPDFVFPTLAVVLVMLLALAIVVMAFLFLDRMRRIVDTVGEGDPFKPENAQRLTSMAWLMLGIQLLAIPAAGAGLYIAKLMEETDATVDASIDLSGVVMVVTLFILARVFRKGTEMRADLEGTV; this is encoded by the coding sequence ATGGCCCGCATCATTCCCAACGACCCGCTGCTCGCGATCGGCCGGATCATCATCCTGATCGGCCAGGCGATCATGGGCTTCGCCGCCACCGCCGTGGTGGTCGGACTCCCGCTCGTCATCTTCCTGCGCGACAAGGCGACCGTCGAAGTCCGCGCCGAACTCGGCAATCCCGACTTCGTTTTCCCCACGCTCGCCGTAGTACTGGTCATGCTGCTCGCGCTGGCGATCGTCGTCATGGCCTTCCTGTTCCTCGACCGGATGCGGCGCATCGTCGACACGGTCGGCGAAGGAGATCCGTTCAAGCCGGAGAACGCGCAGCGCCTGACCTCGATGGCGTGGCTGATGCTCGGCATCCAGCTGCTCGCCATCCCGGCGGCAGGGGCCGGCCTCTACATCGCGAAGCTGATGGAAGAGACTGACGCGACCGTCGATGCCTCGATCGACCTCAGCGGCGTCGTCATGGTCGTCACCCTGTTCATCCTCGCCCGCGTCTTCCGCAAGGGAACCGAAATGCGCGCCGACCTGGAAGGGACCGTGTGA
- the rplL gene encoding 50S ribosomal protein L7/L12, translated as MADIAKLVEELSKLTVMEAAELAKALEEEWGVSAAAAVAVAAPAGGGDAGAAAEEKDEFDVILTGDGGKKIQVIKEVRAITGLGLTEAKALVEGAPKALKEGVNKAEAEEVKAKIEAAGGTVELK; from the coding sequence ATGGCCGATATCGCCAAGCTTGTTGAAGAACTGTCGAAGCTGACCGTCATGGAAGCCGCTGAGCTTGCCAAGGCGCTCGAAGAAGAGTGGGGCGTTAGCGCCGCCGCTGCTGTTGCCGTTGCCGCACCTGCTGGTGGTGGCGACGCTGGCGCCGCTGCTGAAGAGAAGGACGAATTCGACGTCATTCTCACCGGCGACGGTGGCAAGAAGATCCAGGTCATCAAGGAAGTCCGTGCCATCACCGGCCTGGGCCTGACCGAAGCCAAGGCTCTCGTCGAAGGCGCCCCGAAGGCGCTCAAGGAAGGCGTGAACAAGGCCGAGGCCGAAGAAGTGAAGGCCAAGATCGAAGCAGCCGGCGGCACCGTCGAACTGAAGTAA
- a CDS encoding helix-turn-helix domain-containing protein, producing the protein MGADSEGTAIMVKLDDLLHDRRMTLTELAERVGLTLANLSILKTGKAKAIRFSTLEAICRELDCQPGDLLAYQKAQ; encoded by the coding sequence ATGGGCGCCGATTCAGAAGGAACCGCAATCATGGTCAAGCTCGACGACCTGCTCCACGACCGCCGCATGACGCTGACCGAACTCGCGGAACGCGTCGGCCTCACTCTCGCCAATCTGTCGATCCTCAAGACCGGCAAGGCCAAGGCGATCCGCTTCTCCACACTGGAGGCGATCTGCCGCGAACTCGACTGCCAGCCGGGCGATCTGCTCGCCTACCAGAAAGCCCAGTGA
- a CDS encoding acyloxyacyl hydrolase, translating into MRACRLWLPLTLTAALLPAGASAGEIYGGAYAHGVDTPFTFDTGEGGMDVQAGYRFDEIEALGALGGPQPYVFASVNTAGDTNFVGMGVSWQADIGRIYLRPGVGLVLHDAPALRVDPETGYRTDLGSRVLFEPELAIGTRLDQRWSIEASWVHISNARLFNSEQNPGIDMMGLRVNYRM; encoded by the coding sequence ATGCGTGCCTGCCGCCTCTGGCTACCCCTGACCCTGACTGCCGCGCTGCTTCCCGCCGGTGCATCCGCGGGCGAAATCTACGGCGGCGCCTATGCCCACGGCGTCGATACGCCCTTTACCTTCGATACGGGCGAAGGCGGCATGGACGTCCAGGCGGGCTACCGTTTCGACGAGATCGAGGCGCTTGGCGCGCTGGGCGGGCCGCAGCCCTATGTCTTCGCGTCGGTGAACACTGCAGGTGACACGAACTTCGTCGGCATGGGCGTCAGCTGGCAGGCAGATATCGGCAGGATCTACCTGCGCCCGGGCGTCGGCCTCGTGCTCCACGATGCGCCCGCGCTGCGCGTCGATCCGGAAACGGGCTACCGCACCGACCTCGGCAGCCGCGTGCTGTTCGAGCCCGAACTGGCCATCGGCACGCGCCTGGACCAGCGATGGTCGATCGAGGCCAGCTGGGTGCACATCAGCAATGCGAGGCTGTTCAATTCCGAGCAGAATCCCGGCATCGACATGATGGGCCTGCGGGTGAATTACCGGATGTGA
- a CDS encoding HlyD family type I secretion periplasmic adaptor subunit: protein MTLAARWRTMPAAQRLIVTAALGMALLFVWAAFAQVDQITRGTGKVIPSSKAQLVQPAEPSVIAEILVRNGQSVKKGDLLVRLDDTQSSAALGELETENQRLAVRAQRLDQEASGGSIGCEAGSACAEEARLAQARRATAQARETSLASAVEQRRRDLSEAEATASSLESSLRLAREQVDMLRPLAAKNIVPQTDLLQAQREVVDLQGRLAAARQAAGRASASIMQAQADLSQARADFRQQALAERSEIATRIAVNQESIRGASARRDRNELRAPSDGVVNDLQVSTQGGFVNAGEQIMQIVPVGDKLLIEARISPADRAFVKVGDAANVKVTAYDFSIYGGIKGRVAQVSADSIFDEVEREAYYAVVIETDRAFIEKGGVRLPIVPGMVCDVEIMTARRSVLSYLFKPVNRAFDRAMTER, encoded by the coding sequence ATGACGCTCGCCGCACGCTGGCGGACAATGCCTGCCGCCCAGCGCCTGATCGTCACCGCCGCGCTCGGCATGGCGCTGCTGTTCGTCTGGGCCGCGTTTGCGCAGGTCGACCAGATCACGCGCGGCACGGGCAAAGTCATCCCGTCGAGCAAGGCACAATTGGTGCAACCGGCCGAACCGTCCGTGATCGCCGAGATTCTCGTGCGCAACGGGCAGAGCGTGAAGAAGGGCGACCTCCTGGTCCGCCTCGACGACACGCAATCTTCCGCAGCGCTCGGCGAACTCGAAACCGAGAACCAGCGGCTTGCCGTTCGTGCCCAGCGGCTCGACCAGGAAGCGTCGGGCGGCAGCATCGGCTGCGAGGCCGGCAGTGCCTGTGCCGAGGAAGCGCGGCTTGCCCAGGCCCGCCGTGCGACCGCCCAGGCGCGCGAGACTTCGCTTGCATCGGCTGTAGAGCAGCGTCGCCGCGACCTTTCGGAAGCCGAAGCGACTGCCAGCAGCCTCGAGAGCAGCCTGCGCCTTGCCCGCGAGCAGGTGGACATGCTCCGCCCGCTGGCGGCCAAGAACATCGTCCCGCAGACCGACCTGCTGCAGGCCCAGCGTGAAGTGGTCGACCTGCAGGGCCGCCTTGCCGCCGCGCGGCAGGCTGCGGGCCGTGCTTCGGCCTCGATCATGCAGGCGCAGGCCGATCTCAGCCAGGCGCGCGCCGATTTCCGCCAGCAGGCGCTGGCCGAGCGGAGCGAGATCGCCACGCGCATCGCGGTGAACCAGGAAAGCATCCGCGGCGCATCCGCACGCCGCGACCGCAATGAATTGCGCGCGCCTTCCGACGGCGTGGTCAACGATCTGCAGGTCAGCACGCAGGGCGGCTTCGTCAATGCGGGCGAGCAGATCATGCAGATTGTCCCCGTGGGCGACAAGCTGCTGATCGAGGCGCGCATTTCGCCTGCCGACCGCGCCTTCGTGAAGGTCGGCGACGCGGCGAACGTGAAGGTCACCGCCTACGACTTTTCGATCTACGGCGGGATCAAGGGCCGCGTGGCGCAGGTAAGCGCCGACAGCATCTTCGACGAGGTCGAGCGCGAGGCCTATTACGCCGTGGTCATCGAGACCGATCGCGCCTTCATCGAGAAGGGCGGGGTCCGCCTGCCGATCGTGCCGGGCATGGTCTGCGATGTGGAGATCATGACCGCCCGCCGCAGCGTGCTGTCATACCTCTTCAAGCCGGTGAACCGCGCTTTCGACAGGGCAATGACCGAGCGCTGA
- a CDS encoding type I secretion system permease/ATPase, protein MEQTSADQIDGRVLDPLVECIAEGARRYGLPFARGLLAQLPRNAEGLLPFHQAPAALELAGLNYDVVPRRRLPNGAGDLPAIITLADRGVALLLDAQDEELLLWHPESGNELWEPRGDVEQAYSGTLISIYGDPDKMRANEAPWHAKARQHWFWGELRRERRAFLPVILGSLLINLLAIALPIFTMNVYDRVIPNQAQETLWVLGIGVLLAFTLEFALRRARTSIVDEIAQRLDLKLSQKIFSRLLAVPLAERKGHTGSLAARVSEYAVVRDFFASTSVVLLVDVAFLVVFVAVIAIIAGWLALVPLTIILAMMVAGYVLQKKVVEASQDAQADYGLQQTLLVESLTGAETLKAMGGEGGMLSRWHQLAEIGGHSQLRLRSINSLAVGLAQVFQQVSTVSLIIGGYYLFAAGDITMGAIIAIVMLASRSLAPAGQIAFLLTRGRQAQETLGSIERLFEGGDERREGASVAPTAIARPKIEFHDAEFAYGENMQPALSGLNLTIEPGERVALVGRVASGKSTLGRLLCGLYRPTGGAMLVNGIDVHQYRPQQLREALGFVGQDAALFSGSVRDNLTLGRLGISEEDLLAAMRATGADTYLSRDAGGFDRPVGEDGRQLSGGQRSFLALARAMVEPRELLFLDEPTGAMDSETEKMFVERLSTALKPEQTLVIATHRPALFAICDRLIVLDRGRVAADGPIKEVLAKAGAPRGVVS, encoded by the coding sequence ATGGAACAGACAAGTGCAGACCAGATCGACGGGCGGGTCCTGGACCCGCTCGTCGAGTGCATCGCGGAAGGGGCGCGCCGGTACGGCCTGCCCTTTGCGCGCGGCCTGCTTGCGCAATTGCCGCGCAATGCCGAAGGGCTGCTTCCTTTCCACCAGGCTCCGGCAGCGCTGGAGCTTGCGGGCCTCAACTATGACGTGGTGCCGCGTCGCCGCCTGCCCAATGGCGCAGGCGACCTGCCGGCCATCATCACGCTGGCCGATCGCGGCGTCGCCCTGCTGCTCGATGCGCAGGACGAGGAACTGCTGCTGTGGCATCCCGAAAGCGGCAACGAGCTGTGGGAGCCGCGCGGCGATGTGGAGCAGGCCTATTCCGGCACGCTCATTTCCATCTACGGCGATCCCGACAAGATGCGCGCCAACGAGGCGCCGTGGCACGCCAAGGCGCGCCAGCACTGGTTCTGGGGCGAGCTGCGCCGCGAACGCCGCGCCTTCCTTCCGGTCATCCTCGGCTCGCTGCTGATCAACCTGCTGGCGATCGCGCTGCCGATCTTCACGATGAACGTCTACGACCGGGTGATCCCCAACCAGGCGCAGGAAACGCTCTGGGTGCTGGGCATCGGCGTGCTGCTGGCCTTCACGCTGGAATTCGCGCTGCGCCGCGCGCGCACCTCGATCGTCGATGAAATCGCCCAGCGGCTTGATCTCAAGCTGAGCCAGAAAATCTTCTCGCGCCTGCTCGCCGTGCCGCTGGCCGAGCGCAAGGGCCACACCGGCTCGCTTGCCGCGCGGGTGTCCGAATATGCCGTGGTGCGCGATTTCTTCGCCTCGACCTCGGTGGTGCTGCTGGTGGACGTCGCCTTCCTGGTGGTGTTCGTGGCGGTCATCGCCATCATTGCCGGCTGGCTGGCGCTGGTGCCGCTGACGATCATCCTGGCGATGATGGTGGCCGGTTACGTGCTCCAGAAGAAAGTCGTCGAAGCCTCGCAGGATGCGCAGGCCGACTACGGCCTCCAGCAGACGCTGCTGGTCGAATCGCTGACCGGCGCGGAAACGCTGAAAGCCATGGGCGGCGAGGGCGGGATGCTGTCGCGCTGGCACCAGCTGGCCGAAATCGGGGGCCATTCGCAGCTTCGCCTGCGCTCGATCAACTCGCTCGCCGTGGGGCTGGCGCAGGTTTTCCAGCAGGTCTCGACCGTCTCGCTGATCATCGGCGGCTATTATCTCTTCGCGGCCGGTGACATCACCATGGGCGCGATCATCGCCATCGTGATGCTCGCCTCGCGCTCGCTCGCTCCTGCCGGCCAGATCGCATTCCTGCTGACCCGCGGGCGGCAGGCGCAGGAAACGCTCGGCAGTATCGAGCGCCTCTTCGAAGGCGGTGACGAACGGCGCGAAGGCGCCAGCGTCGCCCCGACCGCGATTGCCCGCCCGAAGATCGAGTTCCACGACGCCGAGTTCGCCTATGGCGAGAACATGCAACCGGCGCTCTCGGGTCTCAACCTGACGATCGAGCCGGGCGAGCGCGTGGCGCTGGTTGGCCGCGTCGCCTCGGGCAAGTCGACGCTGGGGCGCCTGCTGTGCGGCCTCTACCGCCCGACCGGCGGTGCGATGCTGGTCAACGGCATCGACGTGCACCAGTACCGCCCGCAGCAGTTGCGCGAGGCGCTCGGCTTCGTCGGGCAGGATGCGGCGCTGTTCTCCGGTTCGGTGCGCGACAATCTCACCCTCGGCCGGCTGGGCATTTCGGAAGAAGACCTGCTGGCCGCGATGCGCGCCACCGGGGCCGACACTTACCTGTCGCGCGATGCCGGCGGTTTCGACCGTCCGGTGGGCGAGGACGGCCGCCAGCTTTCGGGCGGTCAGCGCAGCTTCTTGGCGCTGGCCCGTGCAATGGTCGAGCCGCGCGAACTCCTGTTCCTCGACGAGCCGACCGGCGCGATGGACAGCGAGACCGAAAAGATGTTCGTCGAGCGCCTGTCGACTGCGCTCAAGCCCGAACAGACTCTCGTCATCGCGACACATCGCCCGGCGCTGTTCGCCATTTGCGACCGCCTGATCGTGCTCGACCGCGGCCGCGTTGCGGCCGATGGCCCCATCAAGGAAGTGCTGGCCAAGGCCGGTGCGCCGCGCGGAGTGGTCTCGTGA